In a genomic window of Aggregatimonas sangjinii:
- a CDS encoding M28 family peptidase, whose amino-acid sequence MQKIPLLLFLVSTIVFSQTDQRIYDIIDAVSAERIENDITTLANFGTRHTLSDTVSNTRGIGAARRWIKGEFDKISSDCNNCLEVSFQRDLVEKGTNQRIVKDVYVVNVVAVQKGTKYPNRYIIMSGDIDSRVSDPTNFTDDSPGANDNASGMAGTIEAARVLSKYEFENSIIYLGLSGEEQGLFGGQGLVKQMKADGWDIIGIFNNDMIGNIKGVDGIISNVDFRIFSEPVPATETEDQRRARRFYGGEVDGISRQLARYVYKTTKTYMPEMNPMMIYRLDRFGRGGHHRPFNDAGYAGIRIMEAHENYTQQHQDIRTENGIDYGDVLEHVNFDYARKLTAVNAISLASLAWAPPAPTTVEIGGIVEPSAKFKWSKIDGAVGYKIYWRDTTSPTWDNSRYVGDVTEYTLDGIVIDNYFFGVSAVGEDGFESPVVFPNAVFR is encoded by the coding sequence ATGCAGAAGATTCCCTTATTACTTTTCCTAGTTTCTACCATCGTTTTTTCCCAAACCGATCAGCGTATCTATGATATCATAGATGCTGTTTCCGCGGAGCGAATTGAAAATGATATCACCACCTTGGCTAACTTCGGTACACGACATACCCTTAGCGATACCGTGTCAAATACCCGGGGCATAGGAGCAGCGCGCCGATGGATCAAAGGGGAGTTCGACAAGATTTCCTCGGACTGTAATAACTGCTTGGAAGTTTCCTTTCAGCGGGACTTGGTCGAAAAAGGCACGAACCAGCGCATTGTAAAAGACGTGTATGTGGTGAACGTCGTTGCCGTACAAAAAGGTACTAAGTATCCGAATCGCTATATTATCATGAGTGGGGATATTGATTCGAGGGTCAGCGATCCTACCAATTTTACCGACGATTCCCCAGGCGCGAACGACAATGCAAGTGGTATGGCCGGAACAATTGAGGCGGCAAGGGTTCTCTCAAAATACGAATTTGAAAATAGCATTATCTATTTAGGGCTTTCCGGCGAGGAACAAGGATTGTTCGGAGGACAAGGATTGGTAAAACAAATGAAGGCCGATGGTTGGGATATCATCGGGATCTTTAACAATGACATGATCGGGAATATCAAAGGCGTAGACGGTATCATCAGCAATGTTGATTTCAGGATTTTCTCCGAGCCCGTGCCGGCAACGGAAACGGAAGACCAACGTCGGGCTAGGCGTTTTTATGGTGGCGAAGTCGATGGTATTTCCCGGCAATTGGCACGATACGTGTACAAGACCACCAAAACCTATATGCCTGAAATGAACCCGATGATGATCTATAGATTGGACCGCTTTGGTCGTGGCGGGCATCACCGACCGTTTAACGATGCCGGGTATGCAGGTATACGTATTATGGAAGCACACGAAAACTACACCCAACAACATCAGGATATCCGCACCGAGAATGGAATCGACTACGGGGATGTTCTCGAGCATGTAAATTTTGATTATGCCCGAAAATTAACGGCCGTAAACGCCATTAGTTTAGCCTCCTTGGCTTGGGCGCCTCCTGCTCCTACCACGGTGGAAATCGGTGGAATCGTAGAACCCTCGGCCAAATTCAAATGGTCTAAGATCGATGGGGCCGTCGGCTATAAAATCTATTGGCGGGATACCACTTCACCGACTTGGGATAATAGCAGGTATGTGGGCGATGTTACAGAATACACGCTTGATGGCATTGTTATCGATAATTACTTCTTCGGAGTATCGGCGGTCGGAGAAGACGGATTTGAAAGTCCTGTGGTATTCCCAAATGCTGTTTTTCGATAG
- a CDS encoding MFS transporter translates to MMKQTATWYYLALLILAGEAVFILPFVLPRIFRPTVLDVFMLDNTQLGLCFSVYGIVAVVSYLFGGPLADKYPPRKLMAIALGMTAAGGMVFATFPSFEVLQVVYGYWGFTTIFLFWAPMIKATRVWGGTASQGKAFGLLDGGRGLTGFLFGLLGVFIFSLFISENVDMASLSERQEAFRYVIYCSSIIITVIGALTWFFMKSGVDEKEILVERISISQIVSVLKLPSVQLLMVIILCAYVGYKITDVLSQYANEVMLYDEVKAAQTGTFLQFLRPTTGILLGLIVDRFRISLVLVFSFVATIIGGFLFASGLIAPSATILFFLSVIIIAIGVYSARALYFAVMQEGRIPLVLTGTAVGLISLVGYTPDIFAGPAYGYLLDSNPGEPGFQNVFWMLTVFSTVGGIAAVIYCIKFRKK, encoded by the coding sequence TTATGCTCGATAATACCCAACTCGGGCTTTGTTTTTCGGTGTATGGTATTGTTGCCGTGGTCTCCTATTTGTTCGGGGGGCCTTTGGCCGACAAATATCCACCCAGAAAATTAATGGCGATTGCTTTAGGGATGACCGCCGCAGGGGGTATGGTATTTGCCACTTTCCCCAGTTTTGAGGTGTTGCAAGTTGTATATGGGTATTGGGGTTTCACTACGATTTTTCTGTTCTGGGCTCCTATGATCAAAGCGACCCGGGTTTGGGGAGGCACTGCTTCCCAAGGGAAGGCATTTGGACTTCTGGACGGGGGGCGCGGGTTGACCGGTTTTCTTTTCGGGTTGCTCGGGGTATTTATTTTTTCGCTATTCATTTCCGAAAACGTTGATATGGCCTCTTTGTCAGAGCGACAGGAAGCTTTTCGGTATGTTATCTATTGCTCGTCTATCATCATAACGGTAATCGGAGCGCTCACCTGGTTCTTTATGAAGTCCGGAGTGGATGAAAAGGAAATTTTAGTGGAACGGATTTCGATAAGCCAGATTGTTTCGGTACTGAAACTCCCCTCGGTACAGTTGCTTATGGTGATTATTCTCTGTGCCTATGTGGGATACAAGATAACCGATGTTCTTTCGCAATATGCCAACGAAGTAATGCTGTACGACGAGGTGAAAGCGGCCCAAACAGGCACTTTTTTACAATTTTTGAGACCTACGACAGGTATCCTTTTAGGATTAATCGTCGACCGATTTAGAATTAGCCTGGTATTGGTGTTTAGCTTTGTCGCCACTATAATTGGAGGTTTTTTGTTCGCATCTGGACTTATTGCGCCATCTGCTACGATTTTGTTCTTTTTGTCGGTCATCATTATTGCCATTGGCGTGTATTCGGCCAGAGCCTTATATTTTGCCGTGATGCAAGAAGGAAGGATTCCTTTGGTACTCACCGGAACGGCGGTTGGGCTCATATCCTTGGTTGGGTATACCCCGGATATTTTTGCAGGCCCGGCCTATGGCTATTTGTTGGATTCCAATCCGGGGGAACCGGGTTTTCAGAATGTCTTCTGGATGTTGACCGTGTTTTCTACGGTCGGGGGCATTGCCGCTGTGATTTATTGTATTAAATTTCGAAAAAAATAA
- a CDS encoding M1 family metallopeptidase yields MRLIIGLLFLGITGMVSAQQFTEQDTLRGSITGERAWWDLNYYHLDIEVKPDEKFISGSNTIRYKVLNNEEVLQIDLQPPLKIEKVTQDGKKLDFSSKTNAHFVKLEKPQKVGDINEIVVHYSGHPKEAANAPWDGGFSWKKDDNGKHFVATSCQGLGASVWWPNKDHMYDEVDSMLISVRVPKDLMNVSNGRLRKVTEQTDTKTYHWFVSNPINNYGVNVNIGDYVHFGEKYNGEKGILDMDYYVLRDDLEKAKEHFKDAPKMMKAFEHWFGPYPFYEDSFKLVQVPYLGMEHQSSVTYGNQWKKGYLGRDLSSSGWGLKFDFIIIHEAGHEWFANNITYKDAADMWVHEGFTSYSENLFLDYHYGKEAASDYVIGLRQNIRNDRPVIGTYNVNKEGSSDMYYKGSNLLHTIRQLVDDDEKWREILRGLNRDFYHQTVTTQQIEEYIAKKSGLDLSKIFDQYLRTTDIPVFEYEVDENVLKYRYNKVVDGFEMPLIIYLGEKAHELQPTTEWKTDKINGLPSIKVDRNFYVETKRLN; encoded by the coding sequence ATGAGGCTTATTATAGGACTTCTTTTTTTAGGTATCACCGGAATGGTCAGTGCGCAACAATTTACAGAACAAGACACACTTCGAGGCAGCATCACTGGGGAGCGCGCCTGGTGGGACCTGAACTACTATCATCTGGATATTGAAGTAAAACCCGATGAAAAATTCATTTCTGGAAGTAATACCATTCGCTACAAAGTCTTGAACAATGAGGAAGTACTTCAAATAGACCTGCAACCGCCCTTGAAAATAGAAAAAGTAACACAGGACGGGAAAAAATTGGATTTCTCCTCAAAAACGAACGCGCATTTCGTAAAACTTGAAAAACCACAAAAAGTAGGCGACATCAACGAGATTGTCGTTCACTACTCAGGTCATCCCAAAGAGGCTGCCAATGCTCCATGGGACGGTGGTTTCTCTTGGAAAAAAGATGATAATGGCAAGCACTTTGTCGCTACCTCTTGTCAGGGTTTAGGAGCCAGTGTCTGGTGGCCGAACAAAGACCATATGTACGATGAAGTAGATAGCATGCTCATCAGTGTACGAGTGCCCAAAGATTTGATGAATGTTTCGAACGGCCGGCTTCGGAAAGTTACCGAACAAACCGATACGAAAACCTACCATTGGTTTGTCAGTAATCCCATCAACAATTATGGCGTGAACGTGAATATTGGCGATTATGTGCATTTCGGGGAAAAATACAACGGGGAAAAAGGTATTCTGGATATGGACTATTATGTTTTAAGGGATGATTTGGAAAAGGCAAAGGAACATTTCAAGGACGCCCCGAAAATGATGAAGGCCTTCGAGCATTGGTTCGGCCCCTACCCTTTCTACGAAGACAGTTTTAAATTGGTTCAAGTACCTTATCTGGGGATGGAGCATCAAAGTTCGGTTACCTATGGCAATCAATGGAAAAAAGGCTACTTGGGGAGGGATTTGTCCAGTTCCGGTTGGGGCCTTAAATTCGATTTTATCATTATACATGAAGCGGGCCATGAATGGTTTGCCAATAATATCACTTATAAGGATGCTGCCGATATGTGGGTACACGAAGGGTTTACCTCCTACTCGGAAAACCTCTTCCTAGATTATCATTATGGTAAGGAAGCTGCATCGGACTACGTCATAGGCCTGCGCCAAAACATCCGAAACGACCGTCCGGTCATCGGAACCTATAACGTGAATAAGGAGGGCTCCAGCGATATGTACTATAAAGGTTCCAATCTTTTACACACCATCCGTCAATTGGTCGATGATGACGAAAAATGGCGGGAAATTCTACGCGGACTGAATAGAGATTTCTATCATCAGACCGTTACGACCCAGCAAATCGAGGAGTATATCGCAAAGAAATCCGGATTGGACCTCTCCAAAATTTTCGATCAGTACTTACGCACTACGGATATTCCGGTTTTTGAGTATGAAGTTGACGAAAACGTGCTCAAATACAGATACAACAAGGTAGTCGACGGTTTTGAAATGCCGTTGATCATTTATTTGGGAGAAAAAGCCCATGAACTGCAGCCCACTACCGAATGGAAGACGGATAAGATAAACGGTCTACCTTCCATCAAAGTAGATCGGAATTTTTATGTGGAAACCAAAAGGTTGAATTAG
- a CDS encoding DUF4287 domain-containing protein, translating to MEKALETMIANMPEKTGKSLQEWAALLKEKNFTKHGEAMKFLKGEHGVTHGFANTIIHLSKDEKGGGDDLVSAQYKGKENLMPIRDKLLALVKTFGEDVTITPKKTSISIIRKKQFALIKPATKTRIDLGLKLKDTPETERLGNSGPFGTMCTHRVQLNDVSEVDSELTQWLKEAYEKAN from the coding sequence ATGGAAAAAGCGTTAGAGACTATGATTGCCAACATGCCAGAAAAAACGGGGAAATCATTACAAGAATGGGCAGCATTACTTAAAGAAAAGAATTTTACCAAGCATGGAGAAGCCATGAAATTCCTTAAAGGGGAGCATGGTGTCACCCATGGTTTCGCCAACACCATCATCCACCTATCGAAAGATGAAAAGGGAGGTGGTGATGATTTGGTATCCGCCCAGTACAAAGGCAAGGAAAATTTAATGCCTATTCGTGATAAGCTGCTTGCCCTGGTAAAGACTTTTGGCGAAGATGTGACCATTACCCCAAAAAAAACGTCCATCAGTATTATTCGAAAAAAGCAGTTCGCCCTCATTAAGCCGGCTACCAAAACCAGGATAGACTTGGGATTAAAGCTAAAGGACACCCCAGAGACGGAAAGACTCGGTAATTCAGGGCCGTTCGGAACGATGTGCACCCATCGCGTACAACTTAACGATGTTTCAGAAGTGGATTCCGAACTTACGCAGTGGCTAAAAGAGGCATATGAAAAAGCGAATTAA
- a CDS encoding ThuA domain-containing protein, translating into MKKAVLFFLVLSGLIFTSCDNKREGAPKVLVFSKTMGFEHASIPAGIAAIQKLGSENGFEVDTTKNADLFEEENLKRYSAIIFLSTTMNVLDHKQEAAFERYIQAGGGFVGVHAATDTEYDWGWYNKLVGAQFLSHPQGTPEADFIIKDNDFIATKHFTDSIWHRFDELYNYKNINPDVNVIMTVDESTYEGGKNGDFHPIAWYHEFDGGRAFYTGAGHTDESYEEEAFVKHLLAGIQYAIGENNKLDYGKAVSQIPPDIDRFSKNVLIEGEFFEPTEMTILPDGDVLVAQRRGEVMLYSASTKEVTEVLKLNVYDKTLNTPGVNAEEGLMGIQKDPNFAENNWVYLYYAPTGDEQINRLSRMKFKNDAFDTASEQVILDVFSQREICCHTGGSIAFDKDGLLYVSTGDNSTPFDEKDAEFVNNGYAPLNDIPGKEQYDARRSSGNTNDLRGKILRIKVNEDGSYDIPEGNLFPVGNEKTRPEIYTMGHRNPYRISVDQKRGYVYWGDVGPDARVDQLNERGPKGYDEMNQARAAGNFGWPLFIGDNKPYVDYDYTNGESGKTFDPEKPINDSKNNTGLTELPPAQPAYMFYPYGASQEFPQAGSGGRNAMAGPTYYSDMYDDGGGLPSYYDGKVIIYDWMRGWMMAVSLFKDGSVNKMEPFASDIKVNNLIDMEMGPDGKLYLLEYGSGWFSKNDNAALSIVDFNGGNRPPIIDYMSVDQNSGKLPLTITASVSAMDREKDAVTYLWDLGNGEVKETSVPEISYTYTDAGLYKIAVEVKDAAGESATSESTTIVAGNTRPEVAISIINGNSSFYVPGQPVNYEVSVTDAEGGDIDASKIFVSVDYMDGMDKVNMNLGHQQVSATVTGKALTMAMDCKTCHKEAEASIGPNYMDIAKKYREDKNAIPYLQKKIKEGGSGVWGEVMMAAHPDISSDETRQIAAYIMSLNGDLGLKPSLPPKGAVRPEATKPGNLMVLTASYTDEGAEGAIPLTGNKSVVLASNTVGFSKDTKTDGMTAVTFGGRDLLLLSGAKGWFELNDIDLTGVSNIVLGAGWQEAPKATYNFDIRLNSPDGEVIGQGTLAPQPAGTQGAAIVMPLTTETTGKNILYITGAIEAGKTPSNVALLNATFN; encoded by the coding sequence ATGAAAAAAGCTGTTCTCTTCTTCTTAGTTCTCAGTGGCCTAATTTTCACTTCCTGTGACAACAAACGCGAAGGTGCCCCAAAAGTGTTGGTGTTTTCAAAAACCATGGGTTTCGAACATGCCTCAATCCCTGCTGGAATCGCAGCGATTCAAAAACTTGGTTCGGAAAATGGTTTTGAAGTGGACACGACAAAAAATGCCGACTTATTCGAAGAGGAGAATTTAAAGCGCTATTCCGCCATAATTTTCTTAAGCACGACCATGAATGTCCTGGATCATAAACAAGAAGCGGCTTTTGAGCGCTACATTCAGGCTGGCGGTGGTTTTGTAGGGGTGCATGCAGCTACCGATACGGAATACGATTGGGGCTGGTATAATAAGTTGGTCGGTGCGCAATTCTTAAGTCATCCGCAGGGAACCCCTGAAGCTGATTTTATAATAAAAGACAATGATTTTATCGCTACAAAACATTTTACGGATTCCATTTGGCATAGGTTCGACGAGCTATACAACTACAAAAACATCAACCCGGACGTAAATGTTATCATGACAGTTGATGAGTCTACCTACGAAGGAGGTAAGAATGGTGACTTTCACCCGATTGCCTGGTATCACGAATTCGATGGGGGTAGGGCCTTCTACACTGGCGCCGGCCATACCGATGAAAGTTATGAGGAAGAGGCCTTCGTAAAGCACCTTTTGGCCGGTATTCAATATGCAATCGGAGAAAATAATAAGCTGGATTATGGCAAGGCGGTTTCGCAGATTCCACCGGATATCGATCGCTTCTCTAAAAATGTACTGATCGAAGGCGAATTTTTCGAGCCAACCGAAATGACGATTTTACCTGATGGCGATGTACTGGTCGCGCAACGTAGGGGTGAGGTGATGCTTTACAGTGCGAGCACCAAAGAAGTTACCGAAGTACTCAAATTAAACGTATACGACAAGACTTTGAATACCCCCGGTGTAAATGCCGAAGAAGGGTTGATGGGCATTCAGAAAGACCCCAACTTCGCCGAAAATAACTGGGTCTATCTGTACTACGCGCCAACTGGAGATGAGCAGATAAATCGTTTAAGTAGGATGAAGTTCAAGAACGATGCTTTCGATACCGCTTCGGAACAGGTGATTTTGGATGTCTTTAGTCAACGGGAAATCTGCTGTCATACGGGAGGTTCAATAGCTTTCGATAAAGATGGTCTCTTATACGTATCCACAGGCGATAATTCTACTCCTTTTGACGAGAAAGACGCGGAATTTGTAAATAACGGTTACGCACCGTTAAACGATATTCCGGGAAAAGAGCAATACGATGCAAGGCGTTCTTCAGGAAATACGAATGACCTGCGGGGTAAGATTCTGCGCATCAAAGTAAACGAGGATGGTAGTTATGACATTCCCGAGGGAAACCTTTTTCCTGTAGGTAACGAAAAAACACGGCCTGAAATCTATACTATGGGCCATCGTAATCCGTATCGGATCTCGGTTGATCAAAAAAGGGGCTATGTGTATTGGGGCGATGTGGGTCCGGATGCCCGGGTGGACCAACTCAATGAACGTGGTCCGAAGGGATATGATGAAATGAACCAAGCCCGCGCCGCCGGTAATTTCGGATGGCCACTTTTTATAGGTGACAATAAGCCCTATGTTGATTATGACTATACGAACGGGGAAAGTGGTAAGACATTCGACCCCGAAAAACCTATTAACGACTCTAAAAACAATACAGGCTTGACGGAGTTGCCCCCAGCGCAACCGGCCTACATGTTTTATCCGTATGGAGCGTCGCAAGAATTTCCCCAAGCGGGGAGTGGCGGACGTAATGCCATGGCTGGCCCGACCTATTATTCCGATATGTATGACGATGGTGGCGGATTGCCTTCCTATTACGATGGCAAGGTGATTATTTATGATTGGATGCGTGGTTGGATGATGGCCGTAAGTCTTTTTAAAGATGGTAGCGTCAATAAAATGGAACCTTTCGCCTCCGATATCAAGGTAAACAACCTAATCGATATGGAAATGGGACCTGATGGTAAACTGTATTTACTTGAATACGGTAGTGGTTGGTTCAGCAAAAATGATAATGCCGCCTTGAGTATTGTGGATTTCAATGGAGGCAACCGTCCGCCGATTATTGATTATATGTCGGTGGATCAAAACTCAGGGAAACTTCCGCTCACCATTACTGCAAGTGTTTCGGCAATGGATCGTGAGAAAGATGCCGTGACATATTTATGGGACTTGGGGAATGGTGAGGTCAAAGAAACGTCAGTGCCGGAAATATCATATACGTACACCGATGCAGGCCTATATAAAATCGCGGTGGAAGTAAAGGATGCGGCCGGTGAGTCGGCTACAAGCGAATCGACTACCATAGTGGCCGGTAATACAAGGCCAGAGGTCGCCATTTCGATAATCAATGGTAATTCATCGTTTTATGTGCCCGGACAGCCTGTAAATTACGAGGTATCGGTAACCGACGCCGAAGGCGGTGATATTGATGCATCGAAGATATTCGTTTCGGTTGATTATATGGATGGGATGGATAAAGTGAATATGAATCTTGGTCATCAACAAGTCTCGGCCACCGTTACCGGAAAGGCTTTGACCATGGCAATGGATTGCAAAACGTGTCATAAAGAAGCAGAGGCTTCTATCGGACCGAATTATATGGATATTGCCAAAAAATACAGAGAGGATAAAAATGCGATACCCTACCTTCAAAAGAAAATTAAAGAGGGGGGCTCTGGCGTATGGGGCGAGGTCATGATGGCCGCGCACCCTGATATCTCCTCCGATGAGACGCGCCAAATCGCCGCTTATATTATGTCATTGAACGGTGATCTTGGATTGAAGCCATCGCTACCTCCAAAGGGCGCTGTACGACCCGAGGCTACAAAACCGGGCAATCTAATGGTGTTGACTGCAAGCTATACGGACGAAGGCGCTGAAGGCGCGATTCCCTTAACGGGTAACAAATCGGTTGTTTTGGCCAGTAATACGGTCGGCTTTTCGAAGGACACCAAAACTGATGGAATGACGGCAGTTACATTCGGCGGACGGGATTTGCTATTGCTCTCAGGTGCAAAAGGTTGGTTCGAATTGAACGACATCGACCTTACCGGAGTAAGTAACATCGTTCTAGGTGCCGGATGGCAAGAAGCCCCAAAGGCCACCTATAATTTTGATATACGCTTGAATTCCCCTGACGGTGAGGTAATCGGCCAAGGAACATTGGCTCCCCAACCCGCGGGCACCCAAGGTGCAGCGATAGTGATGCCATTGACAACAGAAACAACAGGGAAAAACATACTGTACATTACCGGAGCGATAGAAGCCGGTAAAACCCCTTCGAATGTGGCGCTCTTGAACGCCACCTTTAATTAG
- a CDS encoding alpha-amylase domain-containing protein, which produces MKKIFSSSLLLLCISLVLCCSKTDSKEPTDSSEEVATHPASDYPTGTSSSRSTAIIPGSGVMMQAFYWDVTEGGIWWDILTSKLDDWADDGIDAIWIPPISKGQSGRFSMGYDPADYFDFGDFEQHGTIETRFGNREELERMIEKAHNNNIAVIADMVINHNSGGALEFNPFQGEETYTLFNVPSGLFNRNKHDFLPNGERGEDAGRFAGFPDMDLNSEYVQAWMWKSEQSVANFYMNTLGIDGWRFDFVKGYGTDIVKNWVDTMGGFAVGENFDGNLAGVVQPWVEATGLNAFDFPNFFNMRDAFNTRNLQRLTAASLLNNQPEKAVTFVGNHDTENRQDNDLDFPNAFELHAYAYILCAPGYPTIFYSHYENSGDEKKQKIRQMIALRQELAAGDWSVLFVNADEFIASRSGDDNKEGLVLYLNISDNEVSREVQTHWSEGNLIDFTGNSTESNVVASDGKAMLQAPVNGYAIWSVSTD; this is translated from the coding sequence ATGAAAAAAATTTTTAGTTCTTCCCTGTTATTATTATGTATTTCATTGGTGCTGTGCTGTTCTAAAACAGATTCTAAAGAACCGACCGATTCATCGGAAGAGGTGGCGACACACCCGGCGAGTGATTATCCGACCGGCACTTCTAGCTCAAGGAGCACGGCCATTATACCTGGATCCGGCGTTATGATGCAGGCTTTTTATTGGGACGTTACTGAAGGAGGTATATGGTGGGATATACTGACATCGAAATTGGATGATTGGGCGGATGACGGAATCGATGCCATATGGATTCCACCTATCTCGAAAGGCCAATCAGGAAGATTCTCTATGGGTTATGACCCTGCCGATTATTTTGATTTTGGTGATTTCGAACAGCATGGTACAATAGAGACCCGTTTTGGAAATCGTGAAGAATTGGAAAGAATGATCGAAAAAGCTCACAACAACAATATAGCCGTAATTGCCGATATGGTCATAAATCATAACAGTGGGGGTGCTTTGGAATTCAATCCATTTCAAGGAGAGGAGACCTACACCCTTTTTAACGTGCCCTCCGGTCTTTTTAATCGAAACAAGCATGATTTTCTGCCCAATGGGGAAAGAGGTGAGGATGCCGGAAGATTTGCCGGTTTCCCCGATATGGATTTGAATAGTGAATACGTACAGGCATGGATGTGGAAATCGGAGCAGTCGGTAGCCAATTTTTATATGAATACCTTAGGGATTGACGGCTGGCGTTTCGATTTTGTAAAAGGGTACGGTACCGATATCGTCAAGAACTGGGTCGATACCATGGGCGGGTTTGCCGTAGGTGAAAATTTTGATGGGAATTTGGCGGGAGTAGTACAGCCCTGGGTCGAGGCTACAGGCTTAAATGCCTTTGATTTTCCTAATTTTTTCAATATGAGAGATGCCTTCAACACGCGGAATTTGCAGCGCTTGACGGCAGCAAGCCTCCTGAACAACCAACCCGAAAAGGCGGTAACCTTTGTGGGTAATCATGATACGGAGAACAGGCAGGACAATGACCTTGATTTCCCGAATGCCTTCGAGCTTCATGCGTATGCCTATATTTTATGCGCCCCGGGCTATCCTACGATATTTTATTCCCATTACGAAAACAGTGGTGATGAAAAAAAGCAGAAAATAAGACAAATGATAGCGTTACGACAAGAATTGGCGGCTGGGGATTGGTCCGTACTATTTGTCAATGCGGATGAATTTATAGCTTCTAGAAGTGGGGATGACAATAAAGAGGGTTTGGTACTCTATCTGAACATTTCCGATAATGAGGTTTCTAGGGAAGTGCAGACACATTGGTCTGAAGGTAATCTGATAGATTTTACCGGAAATAGTACTGAATCAAATGTTGTAGCATCCGACGGTAAAGCAATGCTTCAAGCTCCGGTCAATGGTTATGCGATTTGGTCGGTATCCACAGATTAA
- a CDS encoding YdeI/OmpD-associated family protein — protein sequence MKDLQEHYFKNDGEWRDWLHENHKQEKGIYLIFYAVSHKKESMRWEEAVRVALCYGWIDSTVKNIGVGKRRQYFCPRKAKSVWSKVNKDHLKELMAKGLMHESGLGIIEAAKKDGSWTALDDVEKGIIPDNLQLAFDENPLAFKNYKGFTKGQRKSYLYWLNQAKREATQQKRITEIIRLCELNIKSRNNGWGKAE from the coding sequence ATGAAAGACCTTCAAGAACATTATTTCAAAAACGATGGGGAGTGGCGAGATTGGCTTCATGAAAATCACAAGCAAGAGAAAGGCATCTATCTTATCTTTTATGCCGTATCCCATAAAAAAGAGAGTATGCGCTGGGAAGAGGCCGTTCGTGTGGCCTTATGTTATGGTTGGATCGATAGTACGGTAAAAAATATTGGGGTGGGAAAACGCCGGCAATACTTTTGTCCCCGTAAGGCAAAGAGTGTCTGGAGCAAAGTCAATAAAGACCATCTGAAAGAACTTATGGCCAAAGGCCTAATGCATGAAAGTGGCCTTGGTATTATCGAAGCCGCCAAGAAAGATGGTTCGTGGACCGCTTTGGATGATGTAGAGAAGGGTATTATACCGGACAATTTGCAATTGGCCTTTGATGAAAATCCGTTAGCGTTCAAAAATTACAAAGGATTTACAAAAGGACAGCGAAAAAGTTATTTGTATTGGCTCAATCAAGCCAAACGAGAGGCAACGCAACAAAAGAGAATCACTGAAATTATAAGGCTATGCGAATTAAATATCAAGTCGAGAAACAATGGATGGGGAAAAGCGGAATAA